CTCAGAGCAATCAGGGTGTTGCGAATCAGGTATGCCTTAGGCTCTTTCATGGGGCCTTCCAGACCTGTTTCTATCGACGTGCCTTTGATAAATCCCAGGTCGAGAAGTCTGCGACGATTGGCACCTCTACACTCCGAGGATATACCGATCACTTGTCCTTTTTCTCCCTGACGTAGAGAAGAAAGGCGAACCTTGCCAGATTCAAACACCTCTTCTTCGCTCAATTTTCTTACTCCTATGTTACTGGCTACTATCGAAGAAAGTTCATATTCCTGTCCCTCAGAAAAGAACCTGACCCTGTGATCATCTATCTCTGTTACCTTTAGTTGTTGACCCATATGGAGCTTCTTGTCGATGATCTGCTCATAGATGACTTCAGGTTCATCTTCGATATGCACGATTTTTACCAGGGCGTTCTCGCGAATTCCGGAAAGGGGGATGGCATTGGATTCAATGATCTCTCCGGTCTTCATCGGGATAGGATCCCCATGAGGATCAAAGCGTGGGCTCCCGAGCTCATGATACAGCTCTTCTGCTTCTTCTGAGGTCATCGTATGCTCCATTTGCTCTGCGCGATTGTGCCATTCGGATTTGTCGATACCCGTGCGCTCGGAGAGATACTTTTCCCATAACCTGTGCACGCGAATGATGTGAAGGGCATAATCCTTACCAGCCCGGGTAAGGGAGATGGTGTCCGCTTGGGCACGTATCAGGTTGAGGGCAGACATTTCTTCTATCAGACTTACCAGTTTCTTATCGGATAGTTTCAGAGCGCCTGCCATGGCATTAAGTGTTGCTTTTCTGCCACTGTATTCTACATGGTAGAGCTGCTTCAGCACATCCTCCATGGCCGTTTTCCGATCACGCTCAGAGTCGTGAAATACCCTGGCCCAGAGCTTGTACTTCCAACCCAGGTATATGAGGGCCCCACCTGCAAAGAATACGATCAGTGCTAAAATTGGATTTGGTGTCATCTCGTTAAATCAATTTTCATTTCACAGCCAACATGATGTTTTTAGCAATTTCTCCAGAGATGTATACCTCAGAGGATTGATCGATCTGAATGAGAACAGACTGGTCATATTCTACAATGTCTTTGATCTGAATAATGGACCCAAGACGCATTTTTATTTTATCCAAATGCCTGAGTAGAGAGGGATCTCCGTCCGGCACTTTCACCACGATCCCCTTACTTTCTATGCTCAGCTCTGTGAGCGGGAGTTGCGGATTCTCCTTGATCTCACCGTGCTCATTGGGTATGGGATCACCGTGAGGATCCATGGTGGGGTAGCCCAGAAATTTATCCAATCTACTGATGAGTATTGGTGACTTGATGTGCTCCAATTGCTCGGCCACCTCGTGTACTTCATCCCAGGTAAAGTTTAGTTTCTCCACCAGAAAGACTTCCCAAAGGCGGTGCTTTCGGATCACCTGAAGCGCCATTTGTTTTCCCTTTTTAGAAATCTGAACGCCTTTATATTTTTGATAGTCTACCACATCTTTCTGCGAAAGTTTCCGAATCATATCGCTGACGGAGGCTGGTTTTGTGCTCAGTTCTTCTGCAATGGCATTGGTGGAAACTCCCAAATCTCCGCCATCGGATAGATGGTAGATCGCTTTGAGATAATTCTCTTCTGCAAGACTTAGTTTCATGAAATCAAAGGTAAAAATATTTTTAGACATATCTAAAAATATTTTTAACATGTGTTTTGTCTGGGTATTTAACTAATTATAAATCAAATTGTTATTGCTCTTTCATTGATTTGATATTTGAACTTTATTCAATGGATGCTTCAAGGCTTTGTTACTGAGTGAATGGTGTAAGGTTTTGTGCCTGGATCAAGCTTGGTAAGCAAAATATTCGCATCGGGTTTTCAAGAATTGGCAAAATAAATTTCAAATTGTTTTTGGCATCTGACTTACCTGATTAATATTGCTTCCTTGGTTTTACTTTTAAAATAGCAGTGACGGATATATGCAGGAATTACGCGAAATCATAGAGTCGGCATGGGACGACAGATCTCTGATCACAAACAAAGAAGTGTCAGTGGCCATCAAGACTTTGATAGATGATCTGGACATGGGGAAGCGGCGGATAGCTGAGCCTTTGGAGAACGGAGAATGGCAAGTGAACGAATGGATGAAGAAGGCCGTGATTTTGTATTTTCCATTAATGAAGATGCAGTTGATAGAGGTGGGCCCATTTCAGTTTCACGATAAGATTAAGCTTAAGTCTGGCTATGACCAGCTTGGTGTCAGAGTGGTTCCGCATGCCATTGCCAGGTATGGTTCGTTCATCAATAAAAACACGGTGCTGATGCCGTCTTATGTGAACATAGGTGCCTATGTGGATGAAGGCAGCATGGTGGATACCTGGGCAACCGTGGGGAGCTGTGCGCAAATTGGTAAAAATGTACACCTTAGTGGTGGTGTTGGGATTGGCGGTGTTCTCGAACCCGTTCAGGCAGCGCCGGTCATCATCGAAGACAATGCGTTTATCGGTTCCAGGTGTATTGTGGTAGAGGGAGTTCGTATCGGCAAAGAAGCCGTTTTGGGAGCGAATGTGGTGCTGACTTCCAGTTCTAAGATTATAGATGTAACAGGGCCAGAGCCTGTAGAGCATCGTGGTTATGTACCAGAGAGATCAGTGGTTATTCCAGGTACCATACCTAAAACTTTTGCTGCGGGAGTGTATCAGGTGCCATGTGCCCTGATCATTGGAAAAAGGAAAGAAAGTACCGATAAAAAAACCTCACTGAATACTGCACTGAGAGAAAATAACGTGTCCGTGTAATCGTTTTTCTGGCACATAAGTTGTTACGGTAATGTTCAGCGAACAGATTCACTCTATGCTTTCATTCATTCTAATTCTTTTCTCTTGTTATTTTCTGGAAGCGCAGCCTACGGAAAATGAAGATCCTACGGCCAACTACAAATTCAGGACGGGCGAGCATCTTGATTTTAAGCTCAGCTATGGCTGGTTTACTGTGGGCAAAGCTTCTCTGGACATCGATGATAATTTTCATTCTTACAAGAATGAGGACTGTTACAAGGTGGAGATCAAAGGCGAGACCGCTGGCTTTCTGGGAGTTTTCACCCATGTGGACGATCGCTGGGGAGCCTATGTGAAGAAGGAGGATTTACTTCCGATGCATGCGTATCGAAACATCGAAGAGGGGAAATACGTGCGTGAGGAGAGAACCTACTTTGATCACGCTCAGGGAAAGGTGGAAGTGATGCGCTATGACCCGAGGAAGGAAAAACGCAACCCGAAGCGCATGTATGAGATCAAAGGGGATGTGTATGATCTGATGAGCTCATACCTTTTTCTCAGAAATGTGGAATTCGAGAAATATCGAAAAGGGGACACCATTCGGATCAAAACATTCTATGAAGATGAGCTCTACAATTTTGAACTGGTCTTCAATGGAAAAGAAGAGATAGACTCCAAGGTGGGGCTTTTACAGGCCTATAAGGTGAATTTTCTGGTGCCGCCGAGCGATATTTTCCCAAATGAACAAGGGATAGTGGCCTGGATTTCTGCAGATACCAATCATTTGCCCCTCAGAATTGAAGCCGAGATGTTTTTTGGCAAAGCATATTGTGACCTTACGGGTTATAGAAATATAAAATATGGGCCTGATTATCAATAGTCAGTTCTATATTTGCCAGCTAAACATGTGTTATGAGATTTTTGGTGTTCATGCTTATCACTTTTTTTCTAACGAGCTGCGGTGGAGAAACTTCCAGTAGCGGTGATAGGCTATATGGGAGAGGGGAGTTTGAGCAGGCCATTGAAGAATACACCAAGGCATTAGAGACCAATCCTTCTGCCATTAATCACCTCTATAATAGAGGGCGTGCCTATGAAGAAATCGGTAAGCTGGATTTGGCTGAGCAGGATTTTCTTCAGGTACTTAGCCTGGACAATCAGAACCTGAATGCCAACCTGAGCTTGTCAAAGCTGTACTATTCTAAAAAGGCCTATAACAAAGCTGTGATTTTTGCGGATAAGGCCTTGGAGCTCAATGAAAATTCTGCTCAGGGACATTTTTTGGTAGCCAGGGCAAAGCATCAGCTGGGGTATGTGGACAGCGCCATGGAGTCTTACACGCTGGCCATCAATATCAACGCAGAGTATGGTGAGGCTTATCTCTACAGAGGAGCACTCAAAATCCATAAGAAGCAGTCCAAGTCTGCTTGTGATGACATACGCAGAGCTGTTAACCTCGACGTTCCTGAGGCTAAAGCCATCCTTAAAAAGTACTGTAAATAAACTTAAGAGACCTTTGAAAAATTTGCGCTCTTTTT
This Marinoscillum sp. 108 DNA region includes the following protein-coding sequences:
- a CDS encoding metal-dependent transcriptional regulator, whose amino-acid sequence is MTPNPILALIVFFAGGALIYLGWKYKLWARVFHDSERDRKTAMEDVLKQLYHVEYSGRKATLNAMAGALKLSDKKLVSLIEEMSALNLIRAQADTISLTRAGKDYALHIIRVHRLWEKYLSERTGIDKSEWHNRAEQMEHTMTSEEAEELYHELGSPRFDPHGDPIPMKTGEIIESNAIPLSGIRENALVKIVHIEDEPEVIYEQIIDKKLHMGQQLKVTEIDDHRVRFFSEGQEYELSSIVASNIGVRKLSEEEVFESGKVRLSSLRQGEKGQVIGISSECRGANRRRLLDLGFIKGTSIETGLEGPMKEPKAYLIRNTLIALRNDQADLILIEKTK
- a CDS encoding metal-dependent transcriptional regulator, with the translated sequence MSKNIFTFDFMKLSLAEENYLKAIYHLSDGGDLGVSTNAIAEELSTKPASVSDMIRKLSQKDVVDYQKYKGVQISKKGKQMALQVIRKHRLWEVFLVEKLNFTWDEVHEVAEQLEHIKSPILISRLDKFLGYPTMDPHGDPIPNEHGEIKENPQLPLTELSIESKGIVVKVPDGDPSLLRHLDKIKMRLGSIIQIKDIVEYDQSVLIQIDQSSEVYISGEIAKNIMLAVK
- a CDS encoding 2,3,4,5-tetrahydropyridine-2,6-dicarboxylate N-succinyltransferase, with translation MQELREIIESAWDDRSLITNKEVSVAIKTLIDDLDMGKRRIAEPLENGEWQVNEWMKKAVILYFPLMKMQLIEVGPFQFHDKIKLKSGYDQLGVRVVPHAIARYGSFINKNTVLMPSYVNIGAYVDEGSMVDTWATVGSCAQIGKNVHLSGGVGIGGVLEPVQAAPVIIEDNAFIGSRCIVVEGVRIGKEAVLGANVVLTSSSKIIDVTGPEPVEHRGYVPERSVVIPGTIPKTFAAGVYQVPCALIIGKRKESTDKKTSLNTALRENNVSV
- a CDS encoding DUF3108 domain-containing protein, with translation MLSFILILFSCYFLEAQPTENEDPTANYKFRTGEHLDFKLSYGWFTVGKASLDIDDNFHSYKNEDCYKVEIKGETAGFLGVFTHVDDRWGAYVKKEDLLPMHAYRNIEEGKYVREERTYFDHAQGKVEVMRYDPRKEKRNPKRMYEIKGDVYDLMSSYLFLRNVEFEKYRKGDTIRIKTFYEDELYNFELVFNGKEEIDSKVGLLQAYKVNFLVPPSDIFPNEQGIVAWISADTNHLPLRIEAEMFFGKAYCDLTGYRNIKYGPDYQ
- a CDS encoding lipopolysaccharide assembly protein LapB is translated as MRFLVFMLITFFLTSCGGETSSSGDRLYGRGEFEQAIEEYTKALETNPSAINHLYNRGRAYEEIGKLDLAEQDFLQVLSLDNQNLNANLSLSKLYYSKKAYNKAVIFADKALELNENSAQGHFLVARAKHQLGYVDSAMESYTLAININAEYGEAYLYRGALKIHKKQSKSACDDIRRAVNLDVPEAKAILKKYCK